In Pseudanabaena galeata CCNP1313, one genomic interval encodes:
- a CDS encoding helix-turn-helix domain-containing protein: MSIKFYESPFHAIEEPEVASKSVLKADLTIMIRDIIENRGWTQKEAAERLAVTQPRVSDIVNGKIDKFTLDMLFSMLDKLGFRTEFTFSSLESASIKIQTRDLAKVA; encoded by the coding sequence ATGTCGATCAAGTTTTACGAAAGTCCGTTTCATGCGATCGAGGAGCCTGAAGTCGCTAGTAAGTCGGTTTTGAAGGCTGACTTGACGATTATGATTCGAGACATAATTGAGAATAGAGGTTGGACACAAAAGGAAGCGGCTGAAAGGTTGGCGGTTACTCAGCCGCGTGTGTCGGACATTGTGAATGGAAAAATTGATAAATTTACTTTGGATATGCTGTTTTCAATGTTAGATAAGCTCGGATTTAGGACTGAGTTTACTTTTAGCAGTTTAGAAAGTGCTTCTATTAAAATCCAAACAAGGGATTTAGCTAAAGTCGCTTAG
- a CDS encoding type II toxin-antitoxin system RelE/ParE family toxin yields MKKFAFVNDAAEREYKDFPKEIQQQFGTSLRAVQDDKKPFLPIQTLESIGAGVIELKINGSPAFRCVYIAKFLDTVVVLHSFEKTTNGVDRQAMKTVEKRYKELKAEIEKMKRQK; encoded by the coding sequence ATGAAAAAATTTGCTTTTGTTAACGATGCCGCCGAAAGAGAATACAAAGACTTCCCAAAAGAGATTCAACAACAATTTGGAACTAGCCTAAGAGCAGTCCAAGACGACAAAAAGCCATTCTTACCAATCCAAACTCTTGAAAGTATTGGTGCTGGTGTAATCGAACTTAAAATCAATGGTAGCCCAGCCTTTAGGTGTGTCTACATAGCAAAATTTCTAGATACCGTAGTCGTCTTACATTCATTTGAGAAGACAACAAACGGCGTAGATCGACAAGCCATGAAAACTGTCGAAAAAAGATACAAGGAACTAAAAGCTGAAATCGAAAAAATGAAAAGGCAAAAATAA